A stretch of Amycolatopsis balhimycina FH 1894 DNA encodes these proteins:
- a CDS encoding LCP family protein — MDHPPRNGQGGRRPARPWQEEPGRAGTGRGTPSRRPAPRREPADARRTGAAGSRRPQPARPQPRPAPRARRSSFRGGKISLAVVSLLVMGLTGYAWAAMQGLVNGLNYQNVLSDGGGGDKPADGARDILLVGLDSRTDAQGNPLPREVLDELRAGESDGELNTDSLIFVHIPNDGSKAVAISLPRDTYVDIPGGYGKHKINSAYARAMLQERKNLQKQGVTDPKQLDVQANQAGAKELIKTVEQLTGSTIDNYAAVNLLGFSDITKAIGGVEVCLNNNVKDEYSGANFTKGQHTISGVEALEFVRQRHGLPRGDLDRVVRQQVFMAGMARKVLSAGTLTSPSKLTDLIDAIKKSVVLNQNWDIFGFAQQMKGLTGGQLEFRTIPVKNVDYKTPEDGSAIQVDPAEVKQFVQGLAGPQPGEQQPSDQQADNSANKATTVDVRNATTRTGLAASVAKTLQGKGFTAGDTSTATARKTTVIWVPKGGKGPGQAVADALGGSPTIQEDKSVKAGHVMVFLGADYEPPSSNAGASSSGAGAAAGASSPAAPPAADEEKPITAEGVPCVN; from the coding sequence GTGGATCACCCGCCTCGGAACGGGCAAGGCGGCCGCCGCCCCGCCCGGCCCTGGCAGGAAGAGCCAGGCCGGGCCGGCACCGGGCGCGGCACCCCGTCGCGCCGCCCCGCTCCGCGCCGCGAGCCGGCGGACGCGCGCCGCACCGGCGCTGCGGGGTCACGCCGTCCCCAGCCGGCCCGCCCGCAACCGCGGCCGGCGCCGCGGGCCCGCCGCAGCTCCTTCCGCGGCGGGAAGATCTCGCTGGCCGTCGTGTCGCTGCTGGTGATGGGCCTGACCGGGTACGCGTGGGCCGCCATGCAGGGCCTGGTGAACGGGCTGAACTACCAGAACGTGCTCAGCGACGGCGGTGGTGGCGACAAGCCCGCCGACGGCGCCCGCGACATCCTGCTGGTCGGCCTCGACAGCCGGACCGACGCCCAGGGCAACCCGCTGCCGCGCGAGGTGCTTGACGAGCTGCGCGCCGGGGAGTCCGACGGCGAGCTCAACACCGACTCGCTGATCTTCGTGCACATCCCGAACGACGGCAGCAAGGCCGTCGCGATCTCGCTGCCCCGCGACACCTACGTCGACATCCCCGGCGGCTACGGCAAGCACAAGATCAACTCGGCCTACGCCCGGGCGATGCTGCAGGAGCGCAAGAACCTGCAGAAGCAGGGCGTCACCGATCCGAAACAGCTCGACGTCCAGGCCAACCAGGCCGGGGCGAAGGAGCTGATCAAGACCGTCGAGCAGCTCACCGGCTCGACCATCGACAACTACGCCGCGGTGAACCTGCTCGGCTTCAGCGACATCACCAAGGCCATCGGCGGCGTCGAAGTCTGCCTCAACAACAACGTCAAGGACGAGTACTCCGGCGCCAACTTCACCAAGGGCCAGCACACGATCTCGGGTGTCGAAGCGCTCGAGTTCGTCCGCCAGCGCCACGGCCTGCCGCGCGGCGACCTCGACCGGGTCGTCCGGCAGCAGGTGTTCATGGCCGGCATGGCGCGCAAGGTGCTCTCGGCGGGCACGCTGACCAGCCCGTCGAAGCTGACCGACCTGATCGACGCGATCAAGAAGTCGGTCGTGCTCAACCAGAACTGGGACATCTTCGGGTTCGCCCAGCAGATGAAGGGCCTGACCGGCGGCCAGCTCGAGTTCCGGACCATCCCGGTGAAGAACGTCGATTACAAGACCCCCGAAGACGGCTCGGCCATCCAGGTCGACCCGGCCGAGGTGAAGCAGTTCGTGCAGGGGCTCGCCGGGCCGCAGCCGGGTGAGCAGCAGCCGTCGGACCAGCAGGCCGACAACAGCGCGAACAAGGCGACCACGGTCGACGTCCGCAACGCCACCACCCGCACCGGCCTCGCCGCGAGCGTCGCCAAGACCCTCCAGGGCAAGGGCTTCACCGCCGGCGACACGTCGACCGCGACCGCGCGCAAGACCACGGTGATCTGGGTGCCCAAGGGCGGCAAAGGCCCCGGCCAGGCCGTCGCGGACGCACTCGGCGGCTCGCCGACGATCCAGGAGGACAAGAGCGTCAAGGCGGGGCACGTGATGGTGTTCCTCGGCGCCGACTACGAGCCCCCGAGTTCGAACGCCGGCGCCAGCAGCAGCGGCGCCGGGGCGGCCGCGGGCGCCTCGTCACCGGCCGCGCCACCGGCCGCCGACGAGGAGAAGCCGATCACCGCCGAGGGCGTGCCCTGCGTCAACTGA
- a CDS encoding helix-turn-helix domain-containing protein, with amino-acid sequence MLIDAEEYQRVLGDELRKLRRSRGWTRKELNQHLQSEISLQTLATYELGTRQCSVVRLVELCVAMDELPQDLLAKVHRRVFVDEPGRVRVDLRKVVADAPADLLSLRRWAEDRLRQAGEHAGEVALDLPALERMAELCELPTVDLIARLRRYASR; translated from the coding sequence GTGCTGATCGACGCTGAGGAGTATCAGCGGGTACTCGGAGACGAGCTCCGCAAGCTCCGGCGCAGCCGAGGGTGGACGCGCAAGGAGCTGAACCAGCACCTGCAGAGCGAGATTTCGCTGCAGACGCTGGCCACCTACGAACTGGGCACCAGACAGTGCTCGGTCGTGCGCCTGGTCGAGCTGTGCGTCGCGATGGACGAGCTGCCCCAGGACCTGCTGGCCAAGGTGCACCGCCGCGTGTTCGTCGACGAGCCCGGCCGGGTCCGCGTCGACCTGCGCAAGGTCGTCGCCGACGCGCCCGCCGACCTGCTTTCCCTGCGCCGCTGGGCCGAAGACCGCCTGCGGCAGGCGGGCGAGCACGCCGGCGAGGTCGCCCTCGACCTGCCGGCGCTCGAACGCATGGCCGAGCTGTGCGAGCTGCCGACCGTGGACCTGATCGCCCGTCTCCGCCGCTACGCCTCCCGGTGA
- a CDS encoding TetR/AcrR family transcriptional regulator, translating into MRQMIEVAEQVFSARGYAAASMDEIAELVGVSKPMLYEYFTSKEGLLLACIRQSRAVLREVTEQATAGATGAEDALRRGLLAFFVFIRERRQAWSLLRHEMALIGTPAAEEVEETRRQQTDLIAALMSGHFDSGDGLRAEAAAEFVVGACERLAIWCERHDEVSPELATEYAMDVLWSGLRERAR; encoded by the coding sequence ATGCGGCAGATGATCGAAGTCGCCGAGCAGGTCTTTTCGGCACGCGGCTACGCGGCGGCGTCCATGGACGAGATCGCCGAACTGGTGGGCGTCTCGAAGCCGATGCTCTACGAGTACTTCACCTCCAAGGAAGGCCTGCTGCTCGCCTGCATCAGGCAGTCACGGGCGGTCCTGCGCGAAGTCACCGAGCAGGCGACGGCCGGCGCGACCGGGGCCGAGGACGCCCTGCGGCGCGGCCTGCTGGCGTTCTTCGTCTTCATCCGGGAGCGACGCCAGGCGTGGTCGCTGCTGCGGCACGAGATGGCGCTGATCGGCACGCCGGCCGCCGAGGAGGTCGAGGAAACCCGCCGCCAGCAGACCGACCTGATCGCCGCGCTCATGAGCGGCCACTTCGACAGCGGTGACGGCCTGAGGGCCGAAGCGGCCGCGGAATTCGTGGTCGGCGCGTGCGAACGGCTCGCGATCTGGTGCGAACGGCACGACGAAGTGAGCCCCGAACTGGCCACCGAATACGCGATGGACGTGCTGTGGAGCGGCCTGCGGGAGCGTGCACGCTAG
- a CDS encoding DUF3618 domain-containing protein, whose protein sequence is MARDPETIEREIEQARTALAVTLDQLTVKADPKKLADAAKNGVRAKLDNPKVKFPLIGAGVLVLVLLVRKLLK, encoded by the coding sequence GTGGCCCGCGACCCCGAGACGATCGAGCGCGAGATCGAGCAGGCTAGGACCGCCTTGGCGGTGACGCTCGACCAGCTGACCGTCAAGGCCGACCCCAAGAAGCTCGCGGACGCGGCGAAGAACGGCGTACGCGCGAAGCTGGACAACCCCAAGGTCAAGTTCCCGCTGATCGGCGCGGGTGTCCTGGTGCTCGTCCTGCTGGTGCGCAAGCTCCTGAAGTAA
- a CDS encoding ArsR/SmtB family transcription factor, whose product MSRTFAATHDTVLPDPLRVHLLCLLRDAQWCRFTFLCQATGVSQDRLKRQFFALRAAGYVDTRRGAGQEGWARLTEHGVRQRDAYLARLAGLAGQSADQIAQGRHEQPDWFALVSPS is encoded by the coding sequence ATGAGCAGGACGTTTGCCGCCACCCATGACACCGTGCTGCCGGACCCCTTGCGCGTGCATCTGCTGTGTCTGCTGCGCGACGCGCAGTGGTGCCGGTTCACCTTCTTGTGCCAGGCCACGGGGGTCAGTCAGGACCGGCTCAAGCGTCAGTTCTTCGCGCTACGAGCGGCCGGGTACGTCGATACGCGGCGGGGTGCCGGGCAAGAGGGTTGGGCGCGGCTGACGGAGCACGGTGTGCGTCAGCGTGATGCCTACCTGGCGCGCCTCGCCGGCCTGGCCGGACAGTCAGCGGACCAGATAGCGCAGGGCCGGCACGAACAGCCGGACTGGTTCGCACTGGTGAGCCCGTCATGA